Proteins encoded by one window of Bryobacteraceae bacterium:
- a CDS encoding cytochrome c, whose product MRLLALLLLLQAPVPAQAPVPGDAARGARLFDSQRCVVCHAVQGRGGKLAPDLGKSTGRAFTPALLASLVWNHSPEMWTAFEGMGIEKPKLDEQQAADLFAYFYAFRYFEKPGDAARGRQVFLDKSCAQCHGLRQGEGPAAAPPVSNWTSLGSPLLLAGALWNHASAMEAAMKQRGLRWPTINAQQLTDLLVYLRNLPGSKTVESGLSTGSPEAGEALFRAKGCVTCHKGSLDLVTRGGGKTPTDFAAAMWNHAPLMFYKTPQLAEGEMRELAGYLWTLQYFEERGDPKHGARVYQRKHCDTCHADASWLAPSLTKRAQPLNAIGVVSALWRHGPQMRKTMQERNIEWPRFRDDEMRDLIAYVNSLR is encoded by the coding sequence ATGCGACTGCTCGCCCTGCTGCTCCTACTTCAAGCCCCGGTTCCGGCGCAGGCGCCCGTCCCGGGCGATGCGGCCCGCGGGGCGCGTCTGTTCGACTCCCAGCGCTGCGTTGTTTGTCACGCCGTGCAGGGACGGGGTGGAAAACTCGCCCCGGATCTGGGCAAATCCACCGGACGGGCGTTCACGCCTGCCCTGCTGGCGAGCCTCGTTTGGAATCACAGTCCCGAAATGTGGACCGCGTTCGAGGGAATGGGGATCGAAAAGCCAAAGCTCGACGAACAGCAGGCCGCCGATCTGTTCGCCTACTTTTACGCGTTCCGCTATTTCGAAAAGCCCGGCGACGCCGCACGCGGCCGCCAGGTGTTCCTCGACAAGTCCTGCGCCCAGTGTCACGGTCTGCGCCAAGGCGAGGGGCCGGCTGCCGCGCCGCCGGTGAGCAACTGGACCTCGCTCGGCAGCCCGCTCCTGCTCGCCGGTGCGCTTTGGAATCACGCCTCGGCCATGGAGGCCGCGATGAAGCAGCGCGGACTCCGCTGGCCCACCATCAACGCCCAGCAGCTTACCGATCTACTCGTCTATCTCCGCAACCTGCCCGGCTCGAAGACCGTGGAGTCCGGCCTTTCCACAGGCTCGCCGGAAGCTGGCGAGGCGCTGTTTCGCGCCAAGGGCTGCGTAACTTGTCACAAGGGCAGCCTGGACCTGGTCACACGCGGCGGAGGGAAAACGCCCACCGATTTCGCCGCCGCCATGTGGAATCACGCTCCGCTGATGTTCTACAAGACCCCGCAACTGGCCGAAGGCGAGATGCGGGAACTCGCCGGCTACCTGTGGACGCTCCAGTACTTCGAAGAACGCGGCGACCCGAAACACGGCGCCCGCGTCTATCAGCGCAAACACTGCGATACCTGCCACGCCGACGCAAGCTGGCTCGCCCCGTCGCTCACCAAGCGCGCCCAGCCGTTGAACGCCATCGGCGTGGTATCGGCGCTGTGGCGTCACGGTCCGCAGATGCGCAAAACAATGCAGGAGCGCAATATCGAATGGCCGCGATTCCGCGACGACGAAATGCGCGATTTGATCGCCTATGTTAACTCCTTGCGTTGA
- a CDS encoding Crp/Fnr family transcriptional regulator → MLTPCVEPVFTPCCEHFPALARIPLFHGLDPDYVVDEVSRRLVKRRFPAGSHLFAEGDRASNLFLLLSGTVKISRTSGCGREVMLSLVQAPSSLEETALFEGSVYPSTAVAVEDCVAGIVSARDFQSLCRRNPSIAMMALRLAGGRVRQLMDTIERIRFASLRQRLAAELLEIPEGIGPVAVTHQELASRLGTAREVVSRALGRLRDRGIVEATGRRIGIVDREALQREAAGA, encoded by the coding sequence ATGTTAACTCCTTGCGTTGAGCCCGTCTTCACGCCCTGCTGTGAGCACTTTCCCGCGCTCGCGCGGATCCCGTTGTTTCACGGGCTCGACCCGGACTACGTCGTCGACGAAGTGTCCCGGCGGCTGGTGAAGCGCCGATTCCCGGCCGGATCCCACCTGTTCGCCGAAGGGGACCGGGCCTCGAATCTGTTCCTCCTGCTTTCGGGAACCGTGAAGATTTCGCGAACCTCGGGGTGCGGCCGGGAGGTAATGCTCTCGCTGGTGCAGGCCCCGTCGAGCCTGGAGGAAACGGCGCTGTTCGAGGGTTCCGTTTATCCGTCCACGGCGGTGGCCGTCGAGGACTGTGTCGCCGGCATCGTCAGCGCAAGGGACTTCCAGAGCCTCTGCCGGCGCAACCCCTCGATCGCGATGATGGCGCTGCGGCTGGCCGGCGGCCGTGTCCGCCAATTGATGGACACCATCGAACGCATCCGCTTCGCCAGCCTCCGCCAGCGCCTCGCCGCCGAGTTGCTCGAGATTCCGGAAGGCATCGGCCCGGTGGCCGTCACGCACCAGGAATTGGCGTCGCGGCTGGGCACGGCGCGCGAAGTGGTGTCGCGCGCACTCGGCCGCCTCCGCGATCGCGGCATTGTCGAGGCGACCGGCCGCCGCATCGGCATCGTGGATCGCGAAGCCCTGCAGCGCGAAGCAGCCGGCGCCTGA